The window GGATAACGCAGACCTCAAATGACAAACCGGCTGGGATAGATGAATATGGACAGTAAGAACCGTGTCCTTGTAGTTGACGACGATGAAGATATGCGGGCCGCCCTTTCGGAAGCCCTTGCAAGGCTTGGCCTCTCCACCGAAACGGCAACAGATGGCGAGGATGGTCTGAGGAAAGTCGAGGCAGACCGTTTTGACCTTGTTATATCTGACATCAAAATGCCTAATATGGGCGGTATTGAGCTCCTGGCAAAGATCAAGGAAGTTTCGCCGGAACTCCCCGTAATAATGATGACCGCATACGGCTCGGTCGAGACTTCCGTGGAAGCCATTAGAGCCGGCGCAAGCGATTACATCTTGAAGCCTTTCTCCTCGGATATCCTTGAGAATTCAATCTCAAGAATTTTAAGCGAAAAAGGGGGACAGCTAAACCGGGTTCAGCCTGTAAAACGGATCTCAGCCACGCGTAGCGGAAACTCAAGGCCCATCATCGCGAAGAGCCCGAAGATATTCGCGCTTCTTGACATCGTAGACCGAACGGCTAATTCAAACGCATCGTTCCTTATACAGGGGGAGAGCGGCACGGGAAAGGAGTTGTTCGCAAGGCTCATACATGACAAGAGCGGGCGCACCGGGCCGTTTGTCGCCGTGAACTGCGCCGCCCTGCCGGAGTCCCTCCTTGAGAGCGAACTTTTCGGGCATGAGAAAGGATCCTTCACGGGAGCGATAGCAAGAAAGACGGGGAAATTCGAGCTTGCCGAAAAAGGGACAATCCTCCTTGATGAGATTACCGAAATGCAGACCGAACTGCAGGCAAAGCTCCTTCGCGTTCTGCAGGAAAAAGAGATAGACCGGGTCGGCGGCGCCGCCCCTGTGCCGATCGACGTCCGCGTGGTTGCCACGACAAACAGGAATATAGAAGGGGCGATCGCCGAAGGCAAGTTCCGCGAAGACCTCTACTTCCGGCTGAATGTGATACCGCTCGTAATTCCTCCGCTCCGTGAAAGACCCGATGACCTGGAACTCCTCGTCAACAACTTCACTGAAAAGTTTTCCGCTGAATCGGGGAAAAAGGTTACCGGGGTTTCGCCCGAGACGATGGAACTGTTTAAAAAATTCAGGTGGAGAGGAAACGTCAGGGAACTGGAAAATGTTATGGAGCGCGCCGTGCTACTATGCAGGGGAGAAACGATCATGCCGGACGACCTCTTCCTGACGCCGGAGCAGGCGGAAAGCCCAGCGCAGGAACCTGAAGCGGAAAAGAAACAGAGTGAGGATGTATCGACAGGGACCCTGGACGCCATGGAAAAAAGGCTTATCCTTGGAACGCTTGAAAACGTTAACAACAACCGCACCAGGGCGGCGGAACTTCTCGGCATATCCATCCGCACTTTGCGGAACAAACTGAATGAATATAAGAATACAATGGATGCCGCTTAACTGAAAAAATTACGGAGAAATAAATGCTTGAAGAAAGATTCAATTCGCTTGGAAGATTCCTGAAGAATACTTTCGGCGAGAGAGTAAACAGGATGAACATATATATACCGGGCAACATTGCCGGTCAGGGCGGCGCAGAAAAAGAATACATCCTCTGCCCCGGAAAACCGTGCGAGACCAACCAGCCAGCGGATGCCGTCCCGCCGGTGGAAGAACAGATATCAAGGGCCAAGGAGAGGATACGGCAAAAGTTCAAATACGGAAAGTTCATAATCCATTTTCATACATATTCAAACAACTCCATAAGCCTTGATGCGCTGAAAAAAGCGGTGGAAAACTCCATGCAGGATAACGAGGTTATAGGGATAAACGTAACCGTGAGAATTGACTCGCTGGATAACGAAATAATCAAGTTCCTCAGTTATGTCTCCGAGCATATCTACCTGTGGGTGGAGACAGGATTTGTTACCGCTCATGACTCGACGCTTAAAAAGCTCGGACTGCCGTTTACCACGCAAGAGGCGATGGAAACCATCACCAAATTGCTGCGAAAGGATCTGCGGGTCTCGCCTCATGTGGTGCTCGGCCTGCCGGGCGAAACCGCCGAGATGATGAGAGAGACCATGAAAGAAGCCTCCCGGCTGATGGTCAATGGAGTGAACATTCAGCATTTTCTCTTCCCTGGAAACTCCCCTTTTGCAGACGCCCTCGCGAAAGGAGAGCTGAAACTCCTTTCGCGCGAAGAGTACATTTCAACTGTCTGCGACTTCATTGAGATACTCCCTCCGAATATCGTCCTCCGAAGGCTTATCAGCGAAACTTCCAGCAGTAACGTATTGCCCGAATGGACAAAGGACAAAAAGAAAATGCTTACCGAGATAAGCGGTGAACTTGAGAAAAGAAACAGCTACCAGGGATGCAAAAACCATTCGTACGCGGGAATAGCAAAAGTTTTCGGCGAGGACGCCGAGGAAACGGGCCAGACAGGCGAGGTTGCCGTCGTGCAACTGGCCAATTTTGCCGATGAAGATGAGTGAATTTGCAGGCTTGGGAAAGGTGCTCCTGTTTGCCGGGATCGCAATCGCACTTTTCGGCGCGCTACTTCTTCTTTCCGACAGAGTGCCGTTCCTGGGAAAACTCCCCGGCGATATCAATATAAAGAGGGAAAATTTCAGCTTCTACTTACCGCTGGGGACAAGCATACTCATCTCCGTTATCCTCACCATCCTATTCTCTTTCATAGGAAGGAAGTGAAGAGCCCCGTCAATACGCCTCCAATGGCGGCTTTTGCATTGGTGGCGCTCCTTTCAACAGGAGCTTCCGCTGAAGTGCCTGTTAAAAACGCCTATCCGCCGGAGAAAGAGACCGGTTTCCCGGTCAAGGACATCGATGTGGAGGCGATAAAAAAATTGCGCGAGAAAAATATCGCGCCCCCTTCCCCCGTAAACGACGCCGACATGGTACGCGTGCTCCTTTCAGAATCAAAAGACTCCATAAAAATTTCCTCGGATGACACCCTGATACTGACCGACCTTTCAAGCGGTAAAAAGATCGCCGCAGGGAACATCAAATCCGCCGACATCAGGAAAAACTCGCGGGGCCTGATGGTGAACAAACTTCTATTCCCCTCATCCGTTGTGAAGATCGAAACAAGAATCGGAACCCTCTCCTTTGCCGGGAAAAAATATCGCGGCAACTTCACTGTTCATGCGGGTAATGGCAGTACCGTAAAACTTGTAAACAATGTCGATATAGACGACTACCTTTTCGGGGTTGTCCCTTCGGAAATGCCCGCCGAATGGCCGATGGAGGCTTTAAAGGCTCAGGCGATAGCCTCCCGGACGTACACCTTGTACAGGATAGAAGAATCAAGAAAAGAGCCGTCAATCTACCATGACGTTGTGGCGACAGTTGGCGACCAGGTTTATGGCGGCATGAATAGTGAAAACGAGAGGACAAGCGTCGCAGTCTACCTTACCAAGGGGATGGCTCTTAAATACAACAACCGTATCGTAAAGGCATACTATCACTCGACCAGCAGCACCCGCACCGAAAGCGGCATGGAGGTTTTCGCGGGGGAAGAAGTTCCCTACCTCAAGGGGGTAAGCTGCACCTACGCAAAGAATTCGCCCTATTCGAGCTGGAAGGAGACCATCGGCCTGGACGAACTGGAGGACATTCTCGCAAGGAACGGCTACCGCGTCGGAAATATAATCAACGTTTCGGCATCGGGCTTTACATCATCGGGAAGAATTCATAATCTCAACATCCA is drawn from Nitrospinota bacterium and contains these coding sequences:
- a CDS encoding sigma-54 dependent transcriptional regulator; this encodes MDSKNRVLVVDDDEDMRAALSEALARLGLSTETATDGEDGLRKVEADRFDLVISDIKMPNMGGIELLAKIKEVSPELPVIMMTAYGSVETSVEAIRAGASDYILKPFSSDILENSISRILSEKGGQLNRVQPVKRISATRSGNSRPIIAKSPKIFALLDIVDRTANSNASFLIQGESGTGKELFARLIHDKSGRTGPFVAVNCAALPESLLESELFGHEKGSFTGAIARKTGKFELAEKGTILLDEITEMQTELQAKLLRVLQEKEIDRVGGAAPVPIDVRVVATTNRNIEGAIAEGKFREDLYFRLNVIPLVIPPLRERPDDLELLVNNFTEKFSAESGKKVTGVSPETMELFKKFRWRGNVRELENVMERAVLLCRGETIMPDDLFLTPEQAESPAQEPEAEKKQSEDVSTGTLDAMEKRLILGTLENVNNNRTRAAELLGISIRTLRNKLNEYKNTMDAA
- a CDS encoding TIGR01212 family radical SAM protein (This family includes YhcC from E. coli K-12, an uncharacterized radical SAM protein.) translates to MLEERFNSLGRFLKNTFGERVNRMNIYIPGNIAGQGGAEKEYILCPGKPCETNQPADAVPPVEEQISRAKERIRQKFKYGKFIIHFHTYSNNSISLDALKKAVENSMQDNEVIGINVTVRIDSLDNEIIKFLSYVSEHIYLWVETGFVTAHDSTLKKLGLPFTTQEAMETITKLLRKDLRVSPHVVLGLPGETAEMMRETMKEASRLMVNGVNIQHFLFPGNSPFADALAKGELKLLSREEYISTVCDFIEILPPNIVLRRLISETSSSNVLPEWTKDKKKMLTEISGELEKRNSYQGCKNHSYAGIAKVFGEDAEETGQTGEVAVVQLANFADEDE
- a CDS encoding DUF2905 domain-containing protein; this encodes MSEFAGLGKVLLFAGIAIALFGALLLLSDRVPFLGKLPGDINIKRENFSFYLPLGTSILISVILTILFSFIGRK
- a CDS encoding SpoIID/LytB domain-containing protein, which codes for MKSPVNTPPMAAFALVALLSTGASAEVPVKNAYPPEKETGFPVKDIDVEAIKKLREKNIAPPSPVNDADMVRVLLSESKDSIKISSDDTLILTDLSSGKKIAAGNIKSADIRKNSRGLMVNKLLFPSSVVKIETRIGTLSFAGKKYRGNFTVHAGNGSTVKLVNNVDIDDYLFGVVPSEMPAEWPMEALKAQAIASRTYTLYRIEESRKEPSIYHDVVATVGDQVYGGMNSENERTSVAVYLTKGMALKYNNRIVKAYYHSTSSTRTESGMEVFAGEEVPYLKGVSCTYAKNSPYSSWKETIGLDELEDILARNGYRVGNIINVSASGFTSSGRIHNLNIHTLTGVKTLKATEFRRAVGTTRIKSTWFRIRKSGNTITLSGRGYGHGVGLCQWGAKEMASKDFGYTDILSHYYPGTEISPTEFTFLEK